Proteins encoded by one window of Glycine soja cultivar W05 chromosome 15, ASM419377v2, whole genome shotgun sequence:
- the LOC114386444 gene encoding ethylene-responsive transcription factor WIN1-like, whose amino-acid sequence MVQSKKFRGVRQRHWGSWVSEIRHPLLKRRVWLGTFGTAEEAARAYDDAAILMSGRNAKTNFPVADNQKGNHISSSSPTFSSALNAKLKKCCKSLSPSLTCLRLDTENSHFGVWQKRAGPRSESNWIMTVELERSNVNVVSDSQVVSVPEKVESKNGLDEEQKIALQMIEELLNRN is encoded by the exons ATGGTGCAATCAAAGAAGTTCAGAGGTGTCAGGCAACGCCATTGGGGCTCGTGGGTTTCTGAGATTCGTCACCCATTATT GAAAAGAAGGGTGTGGCTTGGGACATTTGGAACAGCTGAAGAAGCAGCAAGAGCATATGATGACGCAGCCATTTTGATGAGTGGCAGAAACGCCAAAACAAACTTCCCAGTTGCGGATAATCAAAAGGGCAATCACATTTCTAGTTCTTCCCCAACATTTTCTTCAGCTCTCAATGCAAAGCTAAAGAAGTGCTGCAAGTCCCTTTCACCTTCCCTCACTTGCCTAAGGCTTGACACCGAGAATTCCCACTTCGGAGTGTGGCAAAAGCGAGCAGGGCCTCGTTCTGAATCAAACTGGATTATGACAGTTGAGTTGGAACGGAGTAATGTTAATGTTGTATCTGATTCACAAGTAGTGTCAGTGCCAGAGAAGGTTGAAAGCAAGAATGGGTTGGATGAGGAGCAGAAGATTGCACTGCAGATGATAGAAGAGCTTCTGAATAGGAACTGA